From the Methanocaldococcus fervens AG86 genome, the window ATGAGTTGTAGTCACCATGGGCTGAAAATTCTATTTTAACAACCTTCCCTCTTACAGGAATTTTATTTTTAAATGGCTGAATTTCTTTAGCTCCTTCTTCCAATTCTCTACCTAAAGTTCCCTCCGCCTGATAACCAGTTAATATTAGTTTATTTTTTGGATCTTTTAATAATTTTAAATATTTTAATACTGGCCCTCCTTGAACCATTCCAGATGTTGATACAATAATACATGGCTCTTTATTGAAAACTAAACTTTCATCCGCTTTTTTCACAACGCCAAATGGATTAATTCTATTTTCAACCATATTCTTTATTTTAGGATTTAACCAATTTATATAGCTTAGATAAACGGCAGTAGCATGAATTAAAGCGCCATCAGTGTATATAGGAACTTCTTTTAATTTCCCACTTCTCATATAGTTATTTATGATCAATAGTATTTCCTGAGCCCTACCAATCGCAAATACTGGAATTATTACTTTTCCTCCATTTTCTATTGTTTCAGCTATTTCTTCAATTAACTGCTTCTCTAACGTTTTTCTCGCAGGTTTTATATCCAATGAAGAGCCGTAGGTGGATTCTATAATTAAAACATCAATTTCATCGATATCAGTATCTGCTGGAAGTAGGGTTCTTGAAATCCCCTCATTTATGTCTCCAGTGTAGAGGATTTTCTTCCCATCTGCTTCCAAATAAATGGAAGCACTTCCCAATATATGCCCTGCATTGTAAAACTTAAATTTTATATCATCAGTAATCTGCCTCTCTTCATAGTAGTTTAAGCATTCAATACTTTCCATCGCCTGCTGAATATCCTCTTCTTTATAAGCTTTTGTCAGATTTAAAGTATCTCTCCATGTTATAAACATTAAATCAGCTGTTGGATGTGTGCAATAGATTTTTTTGAATTTATAGAAAGGAACTGCCCCACAGTGGTCGAGATGAGCGTGAGATATGATAACGGCATCTATTAATTTATCATCAACTTTTGGAATCTCTCCAGTATCTGGAGACATACCACAATCTAACAACACTCTACTTTTTTGCGTTTCTACTTCAACACAACTCATTCCAATCTGCTGACAACCTCCATGAAACTTTAATAAAACCATAGCGATCATCCCAAAAATTATATATATTTTTTTAAATAAATCCTAATTACCCTGAGGCGTAGAAAAGCTATTTGAATATCCACCATAATAAATTAAATCAAATTGACCTTAATTAATCGATATTAAATCAATCATAAAAATAAAAACTAAAAGTAAGCTGTAACCTTATGGGCGTCTATTTTATTATTTTTAATCTTACTATAAAAAGGCATTGGTGAAGGTAATGGAACATAGACATGTCATATCTGCATTAGTTTTAAATAAACCAGGGGTCTTACAGAGGATTTCGGGATTATTTACAAGAAGGGGTTTTAATATTTCAAGCATAACAGTTGGAGTAACAGAGAATCCACAGATTTCAAGGGTTACGATTGTTGTTAATGGCGATGATAAGATATTAGAGCAGGTTGTTAAACAACTCAACAAATTAATTGACGTTATAAAGGTTAGTGAGCTAGAGGAAAAGAAATCCGTTCAGAGAGAACTCTGCTTAATAAAAGTATATGCACCAACGGAAAGTGCTAAATCTCAAGTTATTCAATATACGAGCATATTTAGAGGAAATGTTGTCGATTTAAGTCCTGAATCTTTAATTGTGGAGATAACTGGTAGTGAAGATAAAATAAACGCATTCATTGAATTAGTTAAACCTTTAGGAATTAAAGAAATGGCAAGAACTGGAATAACAGCGTTGGCAAGGGGACCTAAAGTTTTAAAGCCAAAAAGTTAATGTTAAGGTGAAAAACATGGATGAAGCTAAAATGAAATGTGGTTTGGAGATACACGTTCAAATTGATACAAAGTCAAAATTATTTTGTAATTGTTCAACAAATTATTTAGATGCTGAACCAAATACAAACGTTTGCCCTGTCTGTTTAGGTTTGCCTGGAGCTAAGCCACTCTCTCCAAATAAAAAAGCAGTAGAAGTTGCTATAATGGTAGCAAAGATGCTTGGATGTAAAATTGTTGTTGATAAAGATATTTACTTCCAAAGAAAGCATTACGATTATCCTGATTTACCAAGCGGTTATCAAAGAACTTCAACACCTATTGGAGTTGATGGGGAGTTTATGGGTATTGGAATAGCTGAAGTGCATTTAGAAGAAGATCCTGGGCAGTATAACCCAAGTTTTGGAATTGTTGATTACAATAGGAGCGGAACTCCTTTGATTGAGATTGTTACAAAGCCAGATATAAAAAGCCCTGAAGAGGCAAGAGAGTTTTTAAAACAGTTAATGACTTTGTTTAGGTATCTTGGTTGTTTGAGAGGAGAAGGGACGATGAGAGCTGACGTAAACATATCTATCGAATATATGGGCGTTCAAGGAAACAGGGTTGAGGTTAAAAACGTTAACTCAATCAAAGGAGTTTATAAAGTTTTAAAATATGAATTAATTAGGCAGAAAAACATTATTAAGAGAGGGGGAGAAGTTAAGAGAGAAACAAGGGCATTTTTGGAAAGCCAAATGATAACTAAGGCTATGAGAAGTAAGGAAACAGCTGAAGATTATAGATACATCCCAGACCCTGACATTCAGCCAATTGTTATCTCTGAAAAATGGGTTAAGGAAATAGAGGAGAAGATGCCTGAAACTCCTTTAGCTAAGAAGAAGAGATTTATTGAAGAGTATGGGATAGATGAAGATGATGCCAGTGTATTAGTTTCTGATTTAGATATGGCTGAGATGTTTGAAGAAGTTGTTAAATCTTTAGGAATTAATAAAGAAAATGTTGATTTGGCTGTAACTTGGATTAGAAATGAGTTGAGAAGAAGTTTACAGTATCACAAAGTAGATTTATATGAAAGTGGGGTTAAGGCAGAGCATATAGTTGAGTTAATAAAATTAATTAAAGAGGGAGTTATATCACAAAAGATAGCTAAGGAGATTGTTGATTTATTGGTTATAAATAGAGGAAGTAAGATGCCAAAACAAATAGTTGAAGAGCTTGGATTAACAGTAATTAAAGATGAAGACGCCTTAATCAAAGCTGTTGAAGAGGCTATTAAAAACAATCCAAAGGCAGTTGAAGATTATCTAAGCGGTAAGAAAGAAGCGCTAAACTTCTTAATGGGGCAGGTAATGAGATTAACAAGGGGAAGAGCAGAGCCTAAGAGAGTTATTGAGTTATTGAAAGAGAGATTAGATAAATAAATTTATTTTCTTTTTTATTGTTTTTTGGATTTTAGGTGATAAAATGGCAGACCTTGATAGAAAGCTAATTGAGATTTTAGATATTTTATCTAAATCAAAAGAGCCTGTAGGGGCTAAGGTTATAGCCAAAGAACTTAATAAAAGAGGATATAAGATCGGGGAGAGAGCGGTTAGGTATCATTTGAAGCTACTGGACAGTATGAAACTAACAAAAAAGGTAGGTTATGCCGGTAGGGTTATAACTGAGAGAGGTTTAGAAGAGTTAGAGAAAGCCAATATCTCCTATAGATTGGGGAGTATTTACTCAAATATATTGGAGAAAACAATTTCCGCAAATTACAATTTTGGATACGTTGTTATAAATAGATGCCATGTTTATGCTGATTTTAACGATGTTTTAAAAATCATTAAAAGCGTTTATGAATCTGGATTAGCTGTTGGAGATAGAATAGGAATAATGGATAGAGAAAAGTTTGTAGAGGTAAACACGCTCTGCTCATTGAATTTTGATAATATACTATTACAAAATGGCATCTTCCCATTACATTTATGTGCTGGAGTAGTTAAATATGAAGACGGAAAGCCGGTAGAATTTAAAGAAATTATAAAGTATAAATGCACATCCATAGATCCGTTGAGGGCATTTATTGAAAAGAAAGAAACTGATGTTATGGGGATTATAGAGAATGGGGAGGGTTATCTGCCAGCAAACTTTAGATGTTTTGGAGTTGGATTTTTAGAAAAATTTAAAAGTATTTTGGAGAAGGATGAGCTAAAGTGTGTAATTAGCTACGGAACAGAGAACGTTTTAGGTTTGGATGTTGGAGACGATAAAGTTGGAGTAGCTTTGATTGGAGGTTTAACACCAATAGCTCCGTTTGTAGAAAACGATTATTATGTAGAGATGTCCCCAATGTCATCAACTGTTAGATTGGAATCATTATACAAAATTAAGAAGAATCCAAGAGACATTGTAACAAAGAAGGCAAATATAAGAATAAAAACTGCACTATCAAAGATGTTCAATGCCATGGCAAAGGTAACCTACGATATAGATGAAGAAGATGGGGATGTTGTTGTAAACACTGCATTTATTGATAAAAATTACATAGATGAGGCTTTAGATTTATTAAAAGAGGCATACAAAAAAGGTTTAGGAATATCCGATAGATTTGGGATTGTTGAGGAAAAGGATAAGGTAAAGATTCAAACAGTTTGTGCGGTAACATTGGATGGAATATTTTTAAGAAACTCAATTCCTGTAATTCCAAAGTATGGAGGGGTTTTAGAGATAACTGAAGAGAAGGAGAGGTTTATTGATATAATTGGCTATGATGGGTCATCATTAGACCCACATGAGGTTTTCTTTAATTCTGTTGATTGTGAAAAAACATTTTTAGCAGGATTTAGGGAAGTACATAGAGTTGCAAGGGAAAGATTGGAAGAGATTTTAGAGAGGTTGGGTTGGAACGGTATTAAAACCATAGGAGAACCAAACAATGAACTTTACGGCATTAATGTAAATAAAGACATGTGTGGAGTTGTAACCCTTGGGGGAACTAACCCATTAGTATTATTAAAAGAAAATGAAATACCAATTGAATTAAGGGCGATGCATGAAGTTGTTAAATTCTCAGATTTAAAAAGTTATGATGATGTATAAGAAGAAACTTTTCTTTAAGAAAGTTTCATCAAAACTAAAGTGGGGTTGCCAAAGGCTACCTCACTCCAGGTATACCAATAGGGCGTAAGCTATGGTTGACAAAAAACTGATTTTATTGATTCAGTAATGGCTTTGATAATATAGTCATCACTTATCCTCTCGGCATCTTTTGATGTTAAATCAATCCTCAAGCTTTTACTTGCTCCAGGCATACCAGCTACAGTTATGGTTATGATTCCAAAATTTTTTAACAAATTAAACCCAATTTCAACGAGTTTTTTAATATTTACTTCATCATTTTTATAAACCCTTTTTATTGCAAATCCAGTCGGTGTTTTTTCATACACAATCTCTATGTTTGTATCAACTTTTTTAAGTTCTTTATTTAACTGCTCAATCTTAGACAAATCAAAGTTTTTTGCTCTTTCAAATGCTTTTTTTACCCTCTCTAAATTAAAGTTTTCTAAAGCCCTATAAATTCCAGCCAATAATGGAGGCTGAGCCTCTAAACCAAACTTAGTACCTTCAATATATATTTTATCAACAAGCTCTTTTTTTCCTGCCAATAACCCTCCTCTTGGACCTTCCATAAGCTTATCTGTGCTTGTAACCACTAAATCAGCTCCCAATTTTAATGCTGGTGGTTGATTAAATAACAACCTAACTCTCGCTCCAGAAGCATCATCAACAAAAACAATAGCCCCCTTATTTTTCGCTTCATCAATAACCTTTTTAAAATTCTCAAGCTCTACAACTTTTAGGTCCATTGTTGAGCCAGTAATGACAACTAAACTATCTTTATCTATTTTGTTTAAAATTTCTTCTATGTTATCGGATTCAAAATACTCAGCATTGGTTATTTTACAACTTCTCTCTATTGAAGGATGTCCAGGAAGTTCTGGAAGATAGTGAACAACTTTTTTTGGTTTTAAAGCTAAGATTGTTGCTAAGATTGCGGAAGAGGTTCTATTGAAGGCGACACATTTATCATCCTCATCTCCACCTAAATGTTTCAGTCCATATTCGTCAACTTTTTCTGCAAAATAGGATGCTCCAATGTATGTATTTAGTAAATTTTTGTCCTCTTCAGTTATTAAAAACCCTCCTGACAATCCACTTAAATCATATAATCCTTCCCTACCTTTTTCATTTAATATTTCTAAAATAATCTTTCTTGCTTTTTCTAATCTTAAAAATTCCTCATAATCAGAAGGCATTAGACCACCTGTTGGATTATTAAAAATAAATAAAATGTATAAAATAATGATCTATCCAGCTCCACAAGCTTCTCCTAAATCTATGTCTTTTAATTTTCCATCCTCCAACTCCTCTTCTTCTAATTTTTTAACAACTTCATCGATATCTTCTCTTCTCTCTTCTATCTTTGACTTATCAATAACCTTTAATAGATGAGGTCTGTACATTAAGTTGTTATCTAACAAAACCCAAACTTCGCCATTTTCGTCTTTTTTTATATCAACAACTTTTCCTTTTGTTCCTGTATTAATGTAGACTACATAGTCCCCAACTTTGATGTCAATCTCACCCATATGCCTCACGCTCTAAATTTTATAAGAAATATTTAAAGACTTCATGTGTTATATAATTTATTCAATATTGTTCTATTCCTAAAAACGTTGCATGTAACAATTTCTCGCTATAGGGTGCACTCGAAGGATGCGTCCCCAATCTGAAGAGGTTGGGGCTGAGGCAAGCCCACGACTGGTGGTGAAACCCCGCAGCAACCAGCCGCAAGAAAGGTTTATCCTTTCTTGCGACCGTACCTCCCACTTAATT encodes:
- a CDS encoding TIGR03576 family pyridoxal phosphate-dependent enzyme; translation: MPSDYEEFLRLEKARKIILEILNEKGREGLYDLSGLSGGFLITEEDKNLLNTYIGASYFAEKVDEYGLKHLGGDEDDKCVAFNRTSSAILATILALKPKKVVHYLPELPGHPSIERSCKITNAEYFESDNIEEILNKIDKDSLVVITGSTMDLKVVELENFKKVIDEAKNKGAIVFVDDASGARVRLLFNQPPALKLGADLVVTSTDKLMEGPRGGLLAGKKELVDKIYIEGTKFGLEAQPPLLAGIYRALENFNLERVKKAFERAKNFDLSKIEQLNKELKKVDTNIEIVYEKTPTGFAIKRVYKNDEVNIKKLVEIGFNLLKNFGIITITVAGMPGASKSLRIDLTSKDAERISDDYIIKAITESIKSVFCQP
- a CDS encoding DUF2098 domain-containing protein encodes the protein MGEIDIKVGDYVVYINTGTKGKVVDIKKDENGEVWVLLDNNLMYRPHLLKVIDKSKIEERREDIDEVVKKLEEEELEDGKLKDIDLGEACGAG
- the gatB gene encoding Asp-tRNA(Asn)/Glu-tRNA(Gln) amidotransferase subunit GatB — encoded protein: MDEAKMKCGLEIHVQIDTKSKLFCNCSTNYLDAEPNTNVCPVCLGLPGAKPLSPNKKAVEVAIMVAKMLGCKIVVDKDIYFQRKHYDYPDLPSGYQRTSTPIGVDGEFMGIGIAEVHLEEDPGQYNPSFGIVDYNRSGTPLIEIVTKPDIKSPEEAREFLKQLMTLFRYLGCLRGEGTMRADVNISIEYMGVQGNRVEVKNVNSIKGVYKVLKYELIRQKNIIKRGGEVKRETRAFLESQMITKAMRSKETAEDYRYIPDPDIQPIVISEKWVKEIEEKMPETPLAKKKRFIEEYGIDEDDASVLVSDLDMAEMFEEVVKSLGINKENVDLAVTWIRNELRRSLQYHKVDLYESGVKAEHIVELIKLIKEGVISQKIAKEIVDLLVINRGSKMPKQIVEELGLTVIKDEDALIKAVEEAIKNNPKAVEDYLSGKKEALNFLMGQVMRLTRGRAEPKRVIELLKERLDK
- a CDS encoding DUF128 domain-containing protein; its protein translation is MADLDRKLIEILDILSKSKEPVGAKVIAKELNKRGYKIGERAVRYHLKLLDSMKLTKKVGYAGRVITERGLEELEKANISYRLGSIYSNILEKTISANYNFGYVVINRCHVYADFNDVLKIIKSVYESGLAVGDRIGIMDREKFVEVNTLCSLNFDNILLQNGIFPLHLCAGVVKYEDGKPVEFKEIIKYKCTSIDPLRAFIEKKETDVMGIIENGEGYLPANFRCFGVGFLEKFKSILEKDELKCVISYGTENVLGLDVGDDKVGVALIGGLTPIAPFVENDYYVEMSPMSSTVRLESLYKIKKNPRDIVTKKANIRIKTALSKMFNAMAKVTYDIDEEDGDVVVNTAFIDKNYIDEALDLLKEAYKKGLGISDRFGIVEEKDKVKIQTVCAVTLDGIFLRNSIPVIPKYGGVLEITEEKERFIDIIGYDGSSLDPHEVFFNSVDCEKTFLAGFREVHRVARERLEEILERLGWNGIKTIGEPNNELYGINVNKDMCGVVTLGGTNPLVLLKENEIPIELRAMHEVVKFSDLKSYDDV
- a CDS encoding MBL fold metallo-hydrolase; this encodes MVLLKFHGGCQQIGMSCVEVETQKSRVLLDCGMSPDTGEIPKVDDKLIDAVIISHAHLDHCGAVPFYKFKKIYCTHPTADLMFITWRDTLNLTKAYKEEDIQQAMESIECLNYYEERQITDDIKFKFYNAGHILGSASIYLEADGKKILYTGDINEGISRTLLPADTDIDEIDVLIIESTYGSSLDIKPARKTLEKQLIEEIAETIENGGKVIIPVFAIGRAQEILLIINNYMRSGKLKEVPIYTDGALIHATAVYLSYINWLNPKIKNMVENRINPFGVVKKADESLVFNKEPCIIVSTSGMVQGGPVLKYLKLLKDPKNKLILTGYQAEGTLGRELEEGAKEIQPFKNKIPVRGKVVKIEFSAHGDYNSLVRYIKKIPKPEKAIVMHGERYQSLSFAMTIWKTLKIPTYVPVKGTILPI
- the ilvN gene encoding acetolactate synthase small subunit — its product is MEHRHVISALVLNKPGVLQRISGLFTRRGFNISSITVGVTENPQISRVTIVVNGDDKILEQVVKQLNKLIDVIKVSELEEKKSVQRELCLIKVYAPTESAKSQVIQYTSIFRGNVVDLSPESLIVEITGSEDKINAFIELVKPLGIKEMARTGITALARGPKVLKPKS